The region AAAAGTGAAAGAAGTTCTTTCCATCGTTTATGTTCTTGAAAAGGAATCGGACAAACAGGCTGAATCGCTTAAACGCAAAGTGTACAGAGCAGACGGAATTTCGCCCAGTAACCAGATGCACCTTCGCTATTTCACAACGAATATCGATCTGATCGCAGATCGAGCGGAAGATCTCGCCGACAGGATCGGGATTTATGTCATCAAACGGATGTATTGATGAACGGGGAAACGATATGAGTGAAGGTTTTGAAGGAGTAACGATTCCGCGCTGGGAATGGAGAGTTTTTGGCAGATCGTTTCAGAAGCCCTCGGCGATCATCCAGCATCATCCGTGTCTCAGAGAACGGCAAAGTACAGATCTGTATATTCTGTCGGAATTTTCAACGGTGAATTGTAAAATCCGCGATTCGGTCCTCGATTTAAAAGTCCTGCTCAAAACAAGCAAGGATCGGCTGGAACAATGGGCTTCTCATCGGAAAATTTTATTTCCGATTTCCATAAATGACATCGGTGAATTGACCGAATTGCTGAGAATTCAGAAACTTCCGGCAAGAATGAACTACGATGAGGGGGAATTTATCCGGATACTTCGCCAATGCGCCAGATTGAATCTTGTCAAAATCCTGAAAAAACGGGTGGAATACCTTGTCAACGGCGTCAAGGTGGAAATTGCGGGATTGACTATCAATGCAGATAATTTCCAGACAATCGGCGTCGAACATGAAGCGCAGGATAAGGCGTGGAAGGTCATTCGTTTACTGGAAATCGACGGTTTCGAGAATATGAATTATGTTCACTTCCTCAAGACCGTATTTCTGAAGAAACAGGGACAGGTAGCATGAGCAAAGAGATCGAGCGTAAATTTCTCGTGGTGTCCGATGAATACAGATATAATAGTATCGTCGATAGATATATTCAAGGTTATCTGTGCAGTTTACCGGAACGGATCGTGCGGATGAGAATCATTGGCGAACGCGCTTTCCTGACAATTAAGGGAAAAATGGTTGGCTTATCTCGCGATGAGTATGAGTATCAAATTCCATTGAATGACGCCCGGGAAATATTGGACAGACTTTGTGAAAAGCCACTCATCGAAAAAGATCGTTACGCCGTAACTGTTGGCGGTTTGGTTTGGATCGTGGATGAATTTCATGGCGAGAATGAAGGATTGACGGTTGCCGAATTGGAATTGAAGGATGAAACTCAATCGTTTGCGAGACCGGACTGGATCGGTCGTGAAGTGACGGGCGTTCCGAGATATTTTAATTCCAATTTAACAGATTATCCGTTCAGTCGTTGGAGTGAAAATGAAAAATAATATTCACCGGTTTTCGGTTCTGATTGTTATACTCGGATTTCTCCTTTGTTCGACCGCAATTAGCGAAAAGGAACCGGAGAAACCGATATTCATTACCGATTATACCGAAACTATCGATATCGGCAACGATGGAACAGCTAATGTCGTCGTGGATGTTCAATTTAACCGACCATACAAGTCGTCGCTTTATATTCCTTTGCTTTTCCGGCATGTGGATCTGGTAACAATTACACCGGATACAACGGAAAAAGAGAATGTCAACCGGATTGTTTCGGAAGGCGGCATAAAATATATCCGGATCGATAAAGCCAAATCTGCGCAGGAATGTCAGGATATCAAGGTACGGTTTAATGTTCCAAAGTATTACAATTTATCACGCCGACTGAAGGAACTGAATCACTATCCGTTAACGCAACGCTTCATCAACAGTTCGCAGGTTAAAATCAGGAAATATCGTTTACAGATTATTCTACCAGAAGGATTTATCGTTCATAAAATCGTCGAAACGACACCTAAATATATCGATATGAAACTGAAAATTCCCGCCTACGAAGTTCAGAATTTCTACGATCGTTCTTCGGTCGTTCTCAATGCGATTGACCTTCAAACCGGCGATTGGGCGAGTCTGGAGATCATTTTTAACAAAACGACGCAGTTCCGGTTATTCATGACCGGTATTGTAATTTCGTTGTTAATCTGTTTTCTGCTTATTTACGATATTGTCTGGCTCCGGCATCGTCGTGAAAAGGACGCGAAAGTGTCGGAAAGTGATAAACACATGAAAGATGGAGAAATAGTATGATAGTTGCCCTAATTTTTCTGTCTTCCGGTCTCTTTTTTGGATGGTCGCTTGGCGCGAACGACGCTTCGCATATCTGGGGAACGGCGGTTGCCACGAAGATGGTTCGTTTCAAGATCGCCGCTCTACTTGCATCGGTTTTCATAATACTGGGAGCGGTGATTTCCGGGAGCGGCGCGACCCACACACTGACGCAGTTGGGCTCGATCAACCAGATCGCCGGCGCGTTTACGGTTGCTCTATCCGCCGGATTTTCCGTTTTCTGGATGACGCGTCTGAAACTGCCGGTTAGCACATCGCAGGCAATCGTCGGCTCCATCGTCGGATGGAATATATTTGCCGGGATGCTGACCGATTACGGCGCGCTGACGCAGATTATTTCGTC is a window of Candidatus Marinimicrobia bacterium CG08_land_8_20_14_0_20_45_22 DNA encoding:
- a CDS encoding adenylate cyclase, whose translation is MSKEIERKFLVVSDEYRYNSIVDRYIQGYLCSLPERIVRMRIIGERAFLTIKGKMVGLSRDEYEYQIPLNDAREILDRLCEKPLIEKDRYAVTVGGLVWIVDEFHGENEGLTVAELELKDETQSFARPDWIGREVTGVPRYFNSNLTDYPFSRWSENEK